The Thunnus maccoyii chromosome 9, fThuMac1.1, whole genome shotgun sequence genome includes a region encoding these proteins:
- the cdc14b gene encoding dual specificity protein phosphatase CDC14B isoform X4: protein MFKTAGKMTADDVSSRCIEFIKDQLYFAILQQKIKSTAERHCFCIDEELAYENFYADFGPLNLAMFYRFCCKLTKKLKSITLSRKKIIFYTCGDQKKQANAAYLIGSYAVMHLNMMPEEAYSLLVSRNSTYIPFRDASFGTCMYNLNILDCLRAVQKALQYDWLDFSNFDVEEYEHYERAENGDLNWIIPGKFLAFSGPHPKSKIENGYPLHAPEAYIPYFRKHNITSIIRLNKKMYDARRFTESGFEHHDLFFVDGSTPNDTIVRKFLNICENAEGAIAVHCKAGLGRTGTLIGCYMMKHYRLTAAEVIAWIRICRPGSIIGPQQNFVEEKQNSLWAEGDVFREKMLNERENGKMAVTRILSGVDDITINGSNKNRASKKEEMELQYNDEEERNGLTQGDKLRALKSKRQARSSSGSLSQEENKIHTRSSSQSLNRVILQASVQGCKASVNPLALSDHSDSRKRTRTSLPANGVAGSSLCHTRLVRSLGNLHVVTGDRDPMCCEPCGSHRDTASATANTCTLINLNMAQVHLQTHYLQRT from the exons ATGTTCAAAACTGCAGGCAAGATGACCGCGGACGATGTTTCCTCCAGATGTATTGAGTTCATCAAAG aTCAACTATATTTCGCCATACTTCAGCAAAAGATCAAGAGCACAGCTGAAAGACACTGTTTCTGCATAGATGAAGAGCTGGCATATGAAAA CTTCTATGCGGACTTTGGTCCCCTTAACCTGGCCATGTTTTATCGCTTCTGTTGCAAGCTGACAAAGAAACTCAAG TCCATTACACTTTCAAGGAAGAAGATCATATTTTATACCTGTGGAGACCAGAAGAAACAAGCCAATGCTGCCTATCTAATAGGCTCATATGCA GTAATGCACCTTAACATGATGCCAGAGGAGGCCTACAGTCTGCTGGTGTCGAGGAATTCAACATATATTCCATTCAG AGATGCTTCGTTTGGAACCTGCATGTACAACCTGAACATCCTGGATTGCCTCCGTGCTGTTCAAAAG GCTCTGCAGTACGACTGGCTCGACTTTTCCAACTTTGACGTGGAAGAATATGAGCACTATGAGAGAGCAGAGAACGGAGATTTGAACTGGATCATTCCGGGAAAGTTCCTTGCATTCAGCGGTCCTCACCCAAAAAGCAAAATAGAGAATG GCTACCCTCTGCATGCTCCTGAGGCTTACATCCCTTACTTCAGGAAACACAACATCACTAGTATCATCCGACTCAACAAGAAGATGTACGATGCCAGACGTTTCACAGAGTCGGGCTTTGAACATCACGACCTGTTCTTTGTGGACGGCAGTACACCTAACGACACCATCGTCAGAAAGTTCCTCAATATCTGTGAGAACGCAGAGGGAGCCATCGCTGTCCACTGCAAAG ctgGTCTGGGGCGAACCGgcactctgattggctgctacATGATGAAGCATTACCGCCTGACCGCTGCAGAGGTGATTGCCTGGATACGGATCTGCCGACCAGGGTCCATCATTGGGCCTCAGCAGAACTTTGTTGAAGA GAAGCAGAACAGTCTGTGGGCAGAGGGAGATGTTTTCCGGGAGAAGATGCTAAACGAACGAGAGAACGGTAAGATGGCTGTAACCAGAATCCTGTCAGGAGTAGATGATATAACCATTAACGGGAGCAACAAGAACAGGGCATCCAAGAAGGAGGAAATGGAACTG CAGTATAATGACGAAGAGGAGAGAAATGGCCTTACACAGGGCGATAAACTGCGAGCCCTGAAGAGCAAGCGGCAGGCCAGATCATCCTCAGGGTCGCTATC ACAAGAAGAGAATAAGATTCACACCAGATCATCATCACAGTCCCTGAA cagGGTCATCTTGCAGGCCAGTGTTCAGGGCTGTAAGGCCAGCGTCAACCCTTTGGCTCTGTCTGACCACTCAGACAGCAGGAAGAGGACCAGAACCTCACTGCCAGCCAACGGAGTAGCAGGCAG CTCCCTGTGCCACACCAGACTGGTCAGGTCCCTAGGCAACTTGCATGTAGTGACTGGCGACAGGGACCCAATGTGTTGTGAGCCATGTGGCAGCCACAGAGACACAGCCAGTGCCACAGCTAACACATGCACTCTCATCAACTTAAACATGGCACAGGTCCATCTGCAG
- the cdc14b gene encoding dual specificity protein phosphatase CDC14B isoform X5 produces the protein MFKTAGKMTADDVSSRCIEFIKDQLYFAILQQKIKSTAERHCFCIDEELAYENFYADFGPLNLAMFYRFCCKLTKKLKSITLSRKKIIFYTCGDQKKQANAAYLIGSYAVMHLNMMPEEAYSLLVSRNSTYIPFRDASFGTCMYNLNILDCLRAVQKALQYDWLDFSNFDVEEYEHYERAENGDLNWIIPGKFLAFSGPHPKSKIENGYPLHAPEAYIPYFRKHNITSIIRLNKKMYDARRFTESGFEHHDLFFVDGSTPNDTIVRKFLNICENAEGAIAVHCKAGLGRTGTLIGCYMMKHYRLTAAEVIAWIRICRPGSIIGPQQNFVEEKQNSLWAEGDVFREKMLNERENGKMAVTRILSGVDDITINGSNKNRASKKEEMELYNDEEERNGLTQGDKLRALKSKRQARSSSGSLSQEENKIHTRSSSQSLNRVILQASVQGCKASVNPLALSDHSDSRKRTRTSLPANGVAGSSLCHTRLVRSLGNLHVVTGDRDPMCCEPCGSHRDTASATANTCTLINLNMAQVHLQTHYLQRT, from the exons ATGTTCAAAACTGCAGGCAAGATGACCGCGGACGATGTTTCCTCCAGATGTATTGAGTTCATCAAAG aTCAACTATATTTCGCCATACTTCAGCAAAAGATCAAGAGCACAGCTGAAAGACACTGTTTCTGCATAGATGAAGAGCTGGCATATGAAAA CTTCTATGCGGACTTTGGTCCCCTTAACCTGGCCATGTTTTATCGCTTCTGTTGCAAGCTGACAAAGAAACTCAAG TCCATTACACTTTCAAGGAAGAAGATCATATTTTATACCTGTGGAGACCAGAAGAAACAAGCCAATGCTGCCTATCTAATAGGCTCATATGCA GTAATGCACCTTAACATGATGCCAGAGGAGGCCTACAGTCTGCTGGTGTCGAGGAATTCAACATATATTCCATTCAG AGATGCTTCGTTTGGAACCTGCATGTACAACCTGAACATCCTGGATTGCCTCCGTGCTGTTCAAAAG GCTCTGCAGTACGACTGGCTCGACTTTTCCAACTTTGACGTGGAAGAATATGAGCACTATGAGAGAGCAGAGAACGGAGATTTGAACTGGATCATTCCGGGAAAGTTCCTTGCATTCAGCGGTCCTCACCCAAAAAGCAAAATAGAGAATG GCTACCCTCTGCATGCTCCTGAGGCTTACATCCCTTACTTCAGGAAACACAACATCACTAGTATCATCCGACTCAACAAGAAGATGTACGATGCCAGACGTTTCACAGAGTCGGGCTTTGAACATCACGACCTGTTCTTTGTGGACGGCAGTACACCTAACGACACCATCGTCAGAAAGTTCCTCAATATCTGTGAGAACGCAGAGGGAGCCATCGCTGTCCACTGCAAAG ctgGTCTGGGGCGAACCGgcactctgattggctgctacATGATGAAGCATTACCGCCTGACCGCTGCAGAGGTGATTGCCTGGATACGGATCTGCCGACCAGGGTCCATCATTGGGCCTCAGCAGAACTTTGTTGAAGA GAAGCAGAACAGTCTGTGGGCAGAGGGAGATGTTTTCCGGGAGAAGATGCTAAACGAACGAGAGAACGGTAAGATGGCTGTAACCAGAATCCTGTCAGGAGTAGATGATATAACCATTAACGGGAGCAACAAGAACAGGGCATCCAAGAAGGAGGAAATGGAACTG TATAATGACGAAGAGGAGAGAAATGGCCTTACACAGGGCGATAAACTGCGAGCCCTGAAGAGCAAGCGGCAGGCCAGATCATCCTCAGGGTCGCTATC ACAAGAAGAGAATAAGATTCACACCAGATCATCATCACAGTCCCTGAA cagGGTCATCTTGCAGGCCAGTGTTCAGGGCTGTAAGGCCAGCGTCAACCCTTTGGCTCTGTCTGACCACTCAGACAGCAGGAAGAGGACCAGAACCTCACTGCCAGCCAACGGAGTAGCAGGCAG CTCCCTGTGCCACACCAGACTGGTCAGGTCCCTAGGCAACTTGCATGTAGTGACTGGCGACAGGGACCCAATGTGTTGTGAGCCATGTGGCAGCCACAGAGACACAGCCAGTGCCACAGCTAACACATGCACTCTCATCAACTTAAACATGGCACAGGTCCATCTGCAG
- the cdc14b gene encoding dual specificity protein phosphatase CDC14B isoform X3, whose amino-acid sequence MKRKSERRRAESRKKRCAAHHSSEAEPNSDIYIEIADQLYFAILQQKIKSTAERHCFCIDEELAYENFYADFGPLNLAMFYRFCCKLTKKLKSITLSRKKIIFYTCGDQKKQANAAYLIGSYAVMHLNMMPEEAYSLLVSRNSTYIPFRDASFGTCMYNLNILDCLRAVQKALQYDWLDFSNFDVEEYEHYERAENGDLNWIIPGKFLAFSGPHPKSKIENGYPLHAPEAYIPYFRKHNITSIIRLNKKMYDARRFTESGFEHHDLFFVDGSTPNDTIVRKFLNICENAEGAIAVHCKAGLGRTGTLIGCYMMKHYRLTAAEVIAWIRICRPGSIIGPQQNFVEEKQNSLWAEGDVFREKMLNERENGKMAVTRILSGVDDITINGSNKNRASKKEEMELQYNDEEERNGLTQGDKLRALKSKRQARSSSGSLSQEENKIHTRSSSQSLNRVILQASVQGCKASVNPLALSDHSDSRKRTRTSLPANGVAGSSLCHTRLVRSLGNLHVVTGDRDPMCCEPCGSHRDTASATANTCTLINLNMAQVHLQSLHTQS is encoded by the exons atgaagcgCAAAAGCGAGAGGAGGCGAGCCGAGTCGAGGAAAAAGCGCTGTGCAGCTCACCACAGCTCAGAGGCGGAGCCAAACTCTGATATTTACATTGAGATTGCAG aTCAACTATATTTCGCCATACTTCAGCAAAAGATCAAGAGCACAGCTGAAAGACACTGTTTCTGCATAGATGAAGAGCTGGCATATGAAAA CTTCTATGCGGACTTTGGTCCCCTTAACCTGGCCATGTTTTATCGCTTCTGTTGCAAGCTGACAAAGAAACTCAAG TCCATTACACTTTCAAGGAAGAAGATCATATTTTATACCTGTGGAGACCAGAAGAAACAAGCCAATGCTGCCTATCTAATAGGCTCATATGCA GTAATGCACCTTAACATGATGCCAGAGGAGGCCTACAGTCTGCTGGTGTCGAGGAATTCAACATATATTCCATTCAG AGATGCTTCGTTTGGAACCTGCATGTACAACCTGAACATCCTGGATTGCCTCCGTGCTGTTCAAAAG GCTCTGCAGTACGACTGGCTCGACTTTTCCAACTTTGACGTGGAAGAATATGAGCACTATGAGAGAGCAGAGAACGGAGATTTGAACTGGATCATTCCGGGAAAGTTCCTTGCATTCAGCGGTCCTCACCCAAAAAGCAAAATAGAGAATG GCTACCCTCTGCATGCTCCTGAGGCTTACATCCCTTACTTCAGGAAACACAACATCACTAGTATCATCCGACTCAACAAGAAGATGTACGATGCCAGACGTTTCACAGAGTCGGGCTTTGAACATCACGACCTGTTCTTTGTGGACGGCAGTACACCTAACGACACCATCGTCAGAAAGTTCCTCAATATCTGTGAGAACGCAGAGGGAGCCATCGCTGTCCACTGCAAAG ctgGTCTGGGGCGAACCGgcactctgattggctgctacATGATGAAGCATTACCGCCTGACCGCTGCAGAGGTGATTGCCTGGATACGGATCTGCCGACCAGGGTCCATCATTGGGCCTCAGCAGAACTTTGTTGAAGA GAAGCAGAACAGTCTGTGGGCAGAGGGAGATGTTTTCCGGGAGAAGATGCTAAACGAACGAGAGAACGGTAAGATGGCTGTAACCAGAATCCTGTCAGGAGTAGATGATATAACCATTAACGGGAGCAACAAGAACAGGGCATCCAAGAAGGAGGAAATGGAACTG CAGTATAATGACGAAGAGGAGAGAAATGGCCTTACACAGGGCGATAAACTGCGAGCCCTGAAGAGCAAGCGGCAGGCCAGATCATCCTCAGGGTCGCTATC ACAAGAAGAGAATAAGATTCACACCAGATCATCATCACAGTCCCTGAA cagGGTCATCTTGCAGGCCAGTGTTCAGGGCTGTAAGGCCAGCGTCAACCCTTTGGCTCTGTCTGACCACTCAGACAGCAGGAAGAGGACCAGAACCTCACTGCCAGCCAACGGAGTAGCAGGCAG CTCCCTGTGCCACACCAGACTGGTCAGGTCCCTAGGCAACTTGCATGTAGTGACTGGCGACAGGGACCCAATGTGTTGTGAGCCATGTGGCAGCCACAGAGACACAGCCAGTGCCACAGCTAACACATGCACTCTCATCAACTTAAACATGGCACAGGTCCATCTGCAG
- the cdc14b gene encoding dual specificity protein phosphatase CDC14B isoform X2, with protein sequence MKRKSERRRAESRKKRCAAHHSSEAEPNSDIYIEIADQLYFAILQQKIKSTAERHCFCIDEELAYENFYADFGPLNLAMFYRFCCKLTKKLKSITLSRKKIIFYTCGDQKKQANAAYLIGSYAVMHLNMMPEEAYSLLVSRNSTYIPFRDASFGTCMYNLNILDCLRAVQKALQYDWLDFSNFDVEEYEHYERAENGDLNWIIPGKFLAFSGPHPKSKIENGYPLHAPEAYIPYFRKHNITSIIRLNKKMYDARRFTESGFEHHDLFFVDGSTPNDTIVRKFLNICENAEGAIAVHCKAGLGRTGTLIGCYMMKHYRLTAAEVIAWIRICRPGSIIGPQQNFVEEKQNSLWAEGDVFREKMLNERENGKMAVTRILSGVDDITINGSNKNRASKKEEMELYNDEEERNGLTQGDKLRALKSKRQARSSSGSLSQEENKIHTRSSSQSLNRVILQASVQGCKASVNPLALSDHSDSRKRTRTSLPANGVAGSSLCHTRLVRSLGNLHVVTGDRDPMCCEPCGSHRDTASATANTCTLINLNMAQVHLQTHYLQRT encoded by the exons atgaagcgCAAAAGCGAGAGGAGGCGAGCCGAGTCGAGGAAAAAGCGCTGTGCAGCTCACCACAGCTCAGAGGCGGAGCCAAACTCTGATATTTACATTGAGATTGCAG aTCAACTATATTTCGCCATACTTCAGCAAAAGATCAAGAGCACAGCTGAAAGACACTGTTTCTGCATAGATGAAGAGCTGGCATATGAAAA CTTCTATGCGGACTTTGGTCCCCTTAACCTGGCCATGTTTTATCGCTTCTGTTGCAAGCTGACAAAGAAACTCAAG TCCATTACACTTTCAAGGAAGAAGATCATATTTTATACCTGTGGAGACCAGAAGAAACAAGCCAATGCTGCCTATCTAATAGGCTCATATGCA GTAATGCACCTTAACATGATGCCAGAGGAGGCCTACAGTCTGCTGGTGTCGAGGAATTCAACATATATTCCATTCAG AGATGCTTCGTTTGGAACCTGCATGTACAACCTGAACATCCTGGATTGCCTCCGTGCTGTTCAAAAG GCTCTGCAGTACGACTGGCTCGACTTTTCCAACTTTGACGTGGAAGAATATGAGCACTATGAGAGAGCAGAGAACGGAGATTTGAACTGGATCATTCCGGGAAAGTTCCTTGCATTCAGCGGTCCTCACCCAAAAAGCAAAATAGAGAATG GCTACCCTCTGCATGCTCCTGAGGCTTACATCCCTTACTTCAGGAAACACAACATCACTAGTATCATCCGACTCAACAAGAAGATGTACGATGCCAGACGTTTCACAGAGTCGGGCTTTGAACATCACGACCTGTTCTTTGTGGACGGCAGTACACCTAACGACACCATCGTCAGAAAGTTCCTCAATATCTGTGAGAACGCAGAGGGAGCCATCGCTGTCCACTGCAAAG ctgGTCTGGGGCGAACCGgcactctgattggctgctacATGATGAAGCATTACCGCCTGACCGCTGCAGAGGTGATTGCCTGGATACGGATCTGCCGACCAGGGTCCATCATTGGGCCTCAGCAGAACTTTGTTGAAGA GAAGCAGAACAGTCTGTGGGCAGAGGGAGATGTTTTCCGGGAGAAGATGCTAAACGAACGAGAGAACGGTAAGATGGCTGTAACCAGAATCCTGTCAGGAGTAGATGATATAACCATTAACGGGAGCAACAAGAACAGGGCATCCAAGAAGGAGGAAATGGAACTG TATAATGACGAAGAGGAGAGAAATGGCCTTACACAGGGCGATAAACTGCGAGCCCTGAAGAGCAAGCGGCAGGCCAGATCATCCTCAGGGTCGCTATC ACAAGAAGAGAATAAGATTCACACCAGATCATCATCACAGTCCCTGAA cagGGTCATCTTGCAGGCCAGTGTTCAGGGCTGTAAGGCCAGCGTCAACCCTTTGGCTCTGTCTGACCACTCAGACAGCAGGAAGAGGACCAGAACCTCACTGCCAGCCAACGGAGTAGCAGGCAG CTCCCTGTGCCACACCAGACTGGTCAGGTCCCTAGGCAACTTGCATGTAGTGACTGGCGACAGGGACCCAATGTGTTGTGAGCCATGTGGCAGCCACAGAGACACAGCCAGTGCCACAGCTAACACATGCACTCTCATCAACTTAAACATGGCACAGGTCCATCTGCAG
- the cdc14b gene encoding dual specificity protein phosphatase CDC14B isoform X1, with protein MKRKSERRRAESRKKRCAAHHSSEAEPNSDIYIEIADQLYFAILQQKIKSTAERHCFCIDEELAYENFYADFGPLNLAMFYRFCCKLTKKLKSITLSRKKIIFYTCGDQKKQANAAYLIGSYAVMHLNMMPEEAYSLLVSRNSTYIPFRDASFGTCMYNLNILDCLRAVQKALQYDWLDFSNFDVEEYEHYERAENGDLNWIIPGKFLAFSGPHPKSKIENGYPLHAPEAYIPYFRKHNITSIIRLNKKMYDARRFTESGFEHHDLFFVDGSTPNDTIVRKFLNICENAEGAIAVHCKAGLGRTGTLIGCYMMKHYRLTAAEVIAWIRICRPGSIIGPQQNFVEEKQNSLWAEGDVFREKMLNERENGKMAVTRILSGVDDITINGSNKNRASKKEEMELQYNDEEERNGLTQGDKLRALKSKRQARSSSGSLSQEENKIHTRSSSQSLNRVILQASVQGCKASVNPLALSDHSDSRKRTRTSLPANGVAGSSLCHTRLVRSLGNLHVVTGDRDPMCCEPCGSHRDTASATANTCTLINLNMAQVHLQTHYLQRT; from the exons atgaagcgCAAAAGCGAGAGGAGGCGAGCCGAGTCGAGGAAAAAGCGCTGTGCAGCTCACCACAGCTCAGAGGCGGAGCCAAACTCTGATATTTACATTGAGATTGCAG aTCAACTATATTTCGCCATACTTCAGCAAAAGATCAAGAGCACAGCTGAAAGACACTGTTTCTGCATAGATGAAGAGCTGGCATATGAAAA CTTCTATGCGGACTTTGGTCCCCTTAACCTGGCCATGTTTTATCGCTTCTGTTGCAAGCTGACAAAGAAACTCAAG TCCATTACACTTTCAAGGAAGAAGATCATATTTTATACCTGTGGAGACCAGAAGAAACAAGCCAATGCTGCCTATCTAATAGGCTCATATGCA GTAATGCACCTTAACATGATGCCAGAGGAGGCCTACAGTCTGCTGGTGTCGAGGAATTCAACATATATTCCATTCAG AGATGCTTCGTTTGGAACCTGCATGTACAACCTGAACATCCTGGATTGCCTCCGTGCTGTTCAAAAG GCTCTGCAGTACGACTGGCTCGACTTTTCCAACTTTGACGTGGAAGAATATGAGCACTATGAGAGAGCAGAGAACGGAGATTTGAACTGGATCATTCCGGGAAAGTTCCTTGCATTCAGCGGTCCTCACCCAAAAAGCAAAATAGAGAATG GCTACCCTCTGCATGCTCCTGAGGCTTACATCCCTTACTTCAGGAAACACAACATCACTAGTATCATCCGACTCAACAAGAAGATGTACGATGCCAGACGTTTCACAGAGTCGGGCTTTGAACATCACGACCTGTTCTTTGTGGACGGCAGTACACCTAACGACACCATCGTCAGAAAGTTCCTCAATATCTGTGAGAACGCAGAGGGAGCCATCGCTGTCCACTGCAAAG ctgGTCTGGGGCGAACCGgcactctgattggctgctacATGATGAAGCATTACCGCCTGACCGCTGCAGAGGTGATTGCCTGGATACGGATCTGCCGACCAGGGTCCATCATTGGGCCTCAGCAGAACTTTGTTGAAGA GAAGCAGAACAGTCTGTGGGCAGAGGGAGATGTTTTCCGGGAGAAGATGCTAAACGAACGAGAGAACGGTAAGATGGCTGTAACCAGAATCCTGTCAGGAGTAGATGATATAACCATTAACGGGAGCAACAAGAACAGGGCATCCAAGAAGGAGGAAATGGAACTG CAGTATAATGACGAAGAGGAGAGAAATGGCCTTACACAGGGCGATAAACTGCGAGCCCTGAAGAGCAAGCGGCAGGCCAGATCATCCTCAGGGTCGCTATC ACAAGAAGAGAATAAGATTCACACCAGATCATCATCACAGTCCCTGAA cagGGTCATCTTGCAGGCCAGTGTTCAGGGCTGTAAGGCCAGCGTCAACCCTTTGGCTCTGTCTGACCACTCAGACAGCAGGAAGAGGACCAGAACCTCACTGCCAGCCAACGGAGTAGCAGGCAG CTCCCTGTGCCACACCAGACTGGTCAGGTCCCTAGGCAACTTGCATGTAGTGACTGGCGACAGGGACCCAATGTGTTGTGAGCCATGTGGCAGCCACAGAGACACAGCCAGTGCCACAGCTAACACATGCACTCTCATCAACTTAAACATGGCACAGGTCCATCTGCAG
- the cdc14b gene encoding dual specificity protein phosphatase CDC14B isoform X7 has translation MKRKSERRRAESRKKRCAAHHSSEAEPNSDIYIEIADQLYFAILQQKIKSTAERHCFCIDEELAYENFYADFGPLNLAMFYRFCCKLTKKLKSITLSRKKIIFYTCGDQKKQANAAYLIGSYAVMHLNMMPEEAYSLLVSRNSTYIPFRDASFGTCMYNLNILDCLRAVQKALQYDWLDFSNFDVEEYEHYERAENGDLNWIIPGKFLAFSGPHPKSKIENGYPLHAPEAYIPYFRKHNITSIIRLNKKMYDARRFTESGFEHHDLFFVDGSTPNDTIVRKFLNICENAEGAIAVHCKAGLGRTGTLIGCYMMKHYRLTAAEVIAWIRICRPGSIIGPQQNFVEEKQNSLWAEGDVFREKMLNERENGKMAVTRILSGVDDITINGSNKNRASKKEEMELQYNDEEERNGLTQGDKLRALKSKRQARSSSGSLSQEENKIHTRSSSQSLNRVILQASVQGCKASVNPLALSDHSDSRKRTRTSLPANGVAGSHSIPKARAPLLR, from the exons atgaagcgCAAAAGCGAGAGGAGGCGAGCCGAGTCGAGGAAAAAGCGCTGTGCAGCTCACCACAGCTCAGAGGCGGAGCCAAACTCTGATATTTACATTGAGATTGCAG aTCAACTATATTTCGCCATACTTCAGCAAAAGATCAAGAGCACAGCTGAAAGACACTGTTTCTGCATAGATGAAGAGCTGGCATATGAAAA CTTCTATGCGGACTTTGGTCCCCTTAACCTGGCCATGTTTTATCGCTTCTGTTGCAAGCTGACAAAGAAACTCAAG TCCATTACACTTTCAAGGAAGAAGATCATATTTTATACCTGTGGAGACCAGAAGAAACAAGCCAATGCTGCCTATCTAATAGGCTCATATGCA GTAATGCACCTTAACATGATGCCAGAGGAGGCCTACAGTCTGCTGGTGTCGAGGAATTCAACATATATTCCATTCAG AGATGCTTCGTTTGGAACCTGCATGTACAACCTGAACATCCTGGATTGCCTCCGTGCTGTTCAAAAG GCTCTGCAGTACGACTGGCTCGACTTTTCCAACTTTGACGTGGAAGAATATGAGCACTATGAGAGAGCAGAGAACGGAGATTTGAACTGGATCATTCCGGGAAAGTTCCTTGCATTCAGCGGTCCTCACCCAAAAAGCAAAATAGAGAATG GCTACCCTCTGCATGCTCCTGAGGCTTACATCCCTTACTTCAGGAAACACAACATCACTAGTATCATCCGACTCAACAAGAAGATGTACGATGCCAGACGTTTCACAGAGTCGGGCTTTGAACATCACGACCTGTTCTTTGTGGACGGCAGTACACCTAACGACACCATCGTCAGAAAGTTCCTCAATATCTGTGAGAACGCAGAGGGAGCCATCGCTGTCCACTGCAAAG ctgGTCTGGGGCGAACCGgcactctgattggctgctacATGATGAAGCATTACCGCCTGACCGCTGCAGAGGTGATTGCCTGGATACGGATCTGCCGACCAGGGTCCATCATTGGGCCTCAGCAGAACTTTGTTGAAGA GAAGCAGAACAGTCTGTGGGCAGAGGGAGATGTTTTCCGGGAGAAGATGCTAAACGAACGAGAGAACGGTAAGATGGCTGTAACCAGAATCCTGTCAGGAGTAGATGATATAACCATTAACGGGAGCAACAAGAACAGGGCATCCAAGAAGGAGGAAATGGAACTG CAGTATAATGACGAAGAGGAGAGAAATGGCCTTACACAGGGCGATAAACTGCGAGCCCTGAAGAGCAAGCGGCAGGCCAGATCATCCTCAGGGTCGCTATC ACAAGAAGAGAATAAGATTCACACCAGATCATCATCACAGTCCCTGAA cagGGTCATCTTGCAGGCCAGTGTTCAGGGCTGTAAGGCCAGCGTCAACCCTTTGGCTCTGTCTGACCACTCAGACAGCAGGAAGAGGACCAGAACCTCACTGCCAGCCAACGGAGTAGCAGGCAG